One part of the Marinobacter sp. M3C genome encodes these proteins:
- a CDS encoding aldehyde dehydrogenase family protein, which yields MIESPLLQNITGYAGGQWQQAAADTFDVDNPATGAVIAKVPFVTEQQVQDAIAAAKKAEKLTEPYPLETRRKWLTDIRDALTANRAEMGRILCLEHGKPLNEAQGEVDYAAGFFDYCAKNIEVLSPRNLDEKPKGCSWTVHFRPVGVVGLITPWNFPIGMIAKKLSAALAAGCPSVIKPASATPLTMVALFTLMDKYVDLPAGMVNLVMGKASMIGKALSESPDVPMLSFTGSTEVGCQLIKGTADSVKKLALELGGNAPFIVFDDADLDAAVDNLVANKFRGSGQTCVCANRIFAHEKIVDSFSQKLAERVNKMTVGDGINGDVDLGPLINRAGYNKVKRHLADALEQGATLVAGKKPSELNDDDLFFPPTVITGVTPQMCCSREETFGPLVPIASFSDENEVIAAGNDTEFGLASYVFTADVKRAQRVAAGLRFGHVGWNTGTGPTPEAPFGGMKMSGTGREGGEEGLFEFTEAQTVPRGF from the coding sequence ATGATTGAATCACCGTTATTGCAGAATATAACCGGATACGCCGGTGGCCAGTGGCAACAAGCCGCTGCTGATACCTTTGACGTGGATAACCCGGCAACCGGTGCCGTTATTGCCAAGGTGCCGTTTGTAACCGAGCAACAGGTGCAAGATGCCATAGCCGCGGCAAAAAAAGCCGAAAAACTGACCGAGCCTTACCCGCTGGAAACCCGTCGTAAATGGCTGACAGACATTCGTGATGCCCTGACCGCCAATCGCGCAGAGATGGGCCGTATTTTGTGCCTTGAACACGGCAAACCGTTAAACGAAGCCCAGGGCGAAGTGGATTACGCCGCCGGCTTCTTTGATTACTGCGCCAAAAATATTGAGGTGTTGAGCCCGCGTAACCTTGATGAAAAGCCCAAAGGCTGCAGTTGGACCGTGCATTTTCGCCCGGTTGGTGTAGTGGGCTTGATTACGCCCTGGAACTTCCCCATTGGCATGATTGCTAAAAAGCTGTCGGCAGCTTTGGCAGCCGGTTGCCCGTCGGTGATCAAGCCCGCCAGCGCCACCCCGCTGACCATGGTTGCGCTGTTCACTCTGATGGATAAATACGTTGATCTGCCCGCGGGTATGGTGAACTTGGTGATGGGTAAAGCCAGCATGATTGGCAAAGCGCTGAGCGAAAGCCCGGATGTGCCCATGCTTAGCTTCACCGGGTCTACCGAAGTGGGGTGCCAGCTAATCAAAGGCACCGCCGACTCGGTGAAAAAACTGGCTCTGGAGCTAGGTGGCAACGCGCCGTTTATCGTGTTTGACGACGCCGACCTGGACGCCGCGGTTGATAACCTGGTGGCCAACAAATTCCGCGGCAGCGGCCAAACCTGCGTGTGCGCTAACCGTATTTTCGCCCATGAAAAAATTGTCGACAGCTTCAGCCAGAAACTGGCCGAACGGGTAAACAAAATGACCGTAGGTGACGGCATCAACGGCGATGTAGATCTCGGCCCGCTGATCAACCGCGCCGGTTACAACAAGGTGAAACGCCATCTGGCAGACGCGCTAGAGCAGGGTGCCACTTTGGTAGCCGGTAAAAAGCCGTCAGAGTTGAACGATGACGATTTGTTTTTCCCGCCCACGGTGATTACCGGCGTCACCCCGCAAATGTGTTGCTCGCGGGAAGAAACCTTTGGCCCGCTGGTGCCTATTGCCAGCTTTAGCGATGAAAACGAAGTGATCGCGGCCGGCAACGACACCGAGTTTGGCCTAGCCTCTTACGTGTTCACCGCGGATGTCAAACGCGCCCAGCGCGTCGCGGCCGGGCTGCGTTTTGGTCACGTGGGCTGGAACACTGGCACCGGCCCCACGCCGG